The Lachnospiraceae bacterium oral taxon 500 genome window below encodes:
- a CDS encoding DUF3100 domain-containing protein produces the protein MEALKNYKIHILTLVIVIISELIGIRRIGILVLMPILYATVMGGILSWPKLKVLSGQDMDHASTIFPIALAILLVKVGLGVGPQLGAIMAAKGTVMLQAAGHLSGTFLLGLPVAMLLGLKRESVGATYSLGREPQVAIVAEKYGLNSEEGHGVMGVFIVGTVLGALWTSIFTSVIVNMNIFHPLALGLAAGNSSMSMSTAALEVISSAYTDTALIEKVTGYMNTSNLIVNVLAVYVNMLITLPLTSWLYEKLNKLRKAK, from the coding sequence ATGGAAGCATTAAAAAACTACAAAATTCATATACTAACTCTTGTAATTGTAATTATCAGTGAGTTAATTGGCATTCGCAGAATCGGAATTCTGGTACTGATGCCAATTCTCTATGCGACGGTTATGGGCGGTATTTTAAGTTGGCCTAAATTAAAGGTTTTATCAGGTCAAGATATGGACCATGCAAGTACCATTTTCCCGATTGCGTTGGCAATCCTGCTTGTGAAAGTAGGCTTGGGCGTGGGACCGCAGCTGGGCGCGATTATGGCTGCTAAAGGCACTGTAATGCTGCAGGCGGCGGGGCATTTGTCGGGAACATTTCTATTAGGTTTACCGGTGGCTATGCTGCTGGGATTAAAGCGCGAGTCGGTGGGTGCAACATATTCCTTGGGTCGGGAGCCGCAGGTGGCAATTGTTGCTGAAAAATACGGTCTAAACTCGGAAGAAGGTCATGGCGTCATGGGAGTTTTTATTGTGGGAACCGTACTGGGTGCGCTTTGGACCAGTATTTTTACCTCGGTGATTGTCAATATGAATATTTTTCATCCCTTGGCACTGGGGTTGGCAGCGGGCAACAGCAGTATGAGTATGTCAACGGCTGCTTTGGAAGTTATTTCTTCCGCTTATACGGACACTGCTTTGATAGAGAAAGTTACAGGTTACATGAACACCTCAAACTTAATTGTGAATGTGCTGGCTGTTTATGTCAATATGTTAATCACCTTGCCGTTGACATCGTGGCTGTATGAAAAGTTAAACAAGCTAAGGAAAGCTAAATAG
- a CDS encoding 23S rRNA (uracil(1939)-C(5))-methyltransferase RlmD produces the protein MKKGEEFTGLVLRADFPNKGRVQTDEGIVTVKNAIPGQVIRGRIQKKKSGAYEGIWLETLQPAAEERPALCPVFGQCGGCTYQLLPYSLQLAQKTEQVRLLLTSVNAEALLTEIVPSPSELTYRNKMEYSFGNEYLDGELTLGLHKRGSSYDITPAAECVLVPEDFNRIVRLTQDFFRQKGCSFYHIRRRTGFLRYLILRHGQATGELMINLVTSSQCEPVSTASLLQEWQKELERLAPQLDNRIVSVLHTLSDSPSDAVKPEQVTLLCGREYYEEMLLGLRFKVSPFSFFQTNTGGAERLYQTVTEWLGSVSGKTIFDLYSGTGTITQIVSQVAKQAIGVEIVEEAVAAARENAERNGLTNCRFIAGDVLKVIDDLTERPDILVLDPPRDGIHPKALPKIIGFGAEKIIYISCKPTSLVRDLAIFQEHGYQMEKIKCVDMFPQTGHVETVCLLSRKP, from the coding sequence ATGAAAAAAGGCGAAGAATTTACCGGCTTAGTTTTACGGGCCGATTTTCCCAATAAAGGACGGGTTCAGACCGACGAAGGTATCGTTACGGTCAAAAACGCCATCCCCGGCCAAGTCATTCGAGGCAGAATCCAAAAAAAGAAAAGCGGTGCCTATGAAGGCATTTGGCTGGAAACACTGCAGCCGGCTGCCGAGGAAAGGCCGGCTCTCTGCCCCGTTTTCGGGCAATGCGGCGGCTGCACTTATCAGCTTCTGCCCTACTCCCTGCAATTAGCCCAGAAAACGGAACAAGTCCGGCTGCTTTTGACGTCCGTGAACGCCGAAGCACTTTTAACCGAAATCGTTCCCAGTCCGTCCGAACTGACTTACCGCAATAAAATGGAATACTCCTTCGGCAACGAATATCTGGACGGCGAATTGACCCTGGGACTGCATAAAAGAGGCAGCAGTTATGATATTACGCCGGCAGCCGAGTGCGTCTTGGTGCCGGAGGATTTTAACCGAATTGTCCGGCTGACGCAGGATTTTTTCCGGCAAAAAGGCTGCTCTTTTTATCATATCCGCCGCCGAACCGGATTTTTGCGTTATTTGATCCTGCGGCACGGTCAGGCAACCGGCGAACTGATGATCAATCTGGTAACTAGCTCGCAATGCGAACCGGTATCGACCGCCAGCCTGCTGCAGGAATGGCAAAAGGAGCTTGAGCGCTTAGCGCCGCAGCTGGATAATCGAATTGTCTCAGTTTTACATACGCTGTCTGACAGCCCATCTGACGCAGTTAAGCCGGAGCAGGTCACACTGCTTTGCGGCCGTGAGTATTATGAGGAAATGCTTTTGGGGCTACGTTTTAAGGTTTCGCCCTTCTCTTTTTTTCAAACCAATACAGGGGGCGCCGAACGGCTTTATCAGACCGTAACCGAATGGCTTGGCTCAGTCAGCGGCAAAACTATTTTCGACCTTTATTCGGGTACCGGCACAATTACCCAAATTGTTTCCCAGGTAGCAAAACAGGCCATCGGCGTGGAAATTGTGGAAGAGGCGGTTGCAGCCGCCAGAGAAAATGCCGAACGCAACGGTTTGACCAATTGCCGTTTTATTGCCGGCGATGTGCTGAAAGTCATTGACGACCTGACTGAACGGCCGGATATTTTGGTGCTGGATCCGCCCCGGGACGGCATTCATCCCAAGGCATTGCCGAAAATTATCGGCTTCGGCGCAGAAAAAATCATTTACATCAGCTGCAAGCCGACCTCTTTGGTCAGAGATTTGGCGATTTTTCAGGAACATGGCTACCAGATGGAAAAGATTAAATGTGTTGATATGTTCCCGCAGACAGGGCATGTGGAGACCGTTTGCTTGCTATCAAGAAAACCTTGA
- a CDS encoding FdrA family protein produces the protein MIQTTIKKGLYYDSVKLMLVTNKVAEVDGVSSVAVVMGTDLNKDTLKRNGLLTDEAACASKTDLIIGLKADSEATIQKALEVIDGELNKSVASDGDTALKPLSIETAVKNYPASNFCIISVPGEYAAAEVQNALKEGLNVMLFSDNVSVQDEIRLKEMAVKKDLLLMGPDCGTAHINGVPICFSNVVTPGNIGIVAASGTGCQEVMTLIDKFGGGLSQVIGTGGRDLSKDVKGIMTKYALKLLQDDDKTRVITLISKPPAPEIVEDILEYINKNISKPLIINFIGGSGVSSDKIKFSCSLKEAAIAAVKASGITYEDKPETVPEVKNFYPENVIGLYTGGTLAYEAYYELKSVIPGLKSNLKDNLLEEEIEALADDLVLDLGDDRFTQGRAHPMIDPSFRNELFKMALAQKKSTLILLDFVLGYGSNKEPQSTVIKLLSQAAEKVEALVLACICGTYKDPQDYNKVKKELEEAGVIVFESNIDMLTQAKRLLKK, from the coding sequence ATGATTCAAACAACTATTAAAAAAGGATTGTATTATGACTCCGTTAAACTCATGTTGGTTACCAACAAAGTAGCGGAAGTTGACGGAGTTTCAAGTGTAGCGGTAGTAATGGGCACAGATTTAAATAAAGATACACTGAAGCGGAACGGACTGTTAACCGACGAGGCGGCGTGCGCTTCTAAAACAGATTTAATTATTGGGCTTAAAGCAGACTCGGAGGCGACAATTCAAAAAGCGCTGGAAGTAATTGATGGTGAATTAAATAAGAGTGTGGCAAGCGATGGCGATACTGCTTTAAAACCGCTTTCGATTGAAACAGCGGTTAAAAACTATCCGGCTTCAAACTTTTGTATTATTTCGGTTCCCGGCGAGTATGCGGCGGCTGAAGTTCAAAACGCGCTGAAGGAAGGTCTGAATGTCATGCTCTTTAGTGATAACGTGAGTGTGCAGGATGAGATCCGGCTGAAAGAAATGGCGGTCAAAAAAGACTTGCTGCTGATGGGGCCGGATTGCGGGACGGCGCATATTAACGGCGTTCCGATTTGCTTTTCTAATGTAGTAACGCCGGGAAACATTGGAATTGTTGCTGCCTCAGGGACGGGATGCCAAGAAGTAATGACGCTGATTGACAAGTTCGGCGGCGGTCTTTCGCAAGTCATTGGTACGGGCGGCCGGGATTTATCCAAAGACGTAAAAGGGATTATGACCAAATACGCATTAAAGCTTTTGCAGGATGATGATAAAACCCGGGTGATTACTCTGATTTCCAAGCCGCCGGCTCCGGAAATTGTCGAAGATATCTTGGAGTATATAAATAAAAATATCTCTAAACCCCTTATTATTAACTTTATTGGCGGCAGCGGAGTCTCAAGTGATAAAATCAAGTTTTCCTGTAGTTTAAAGGAAGCGGCAATTGCCGCGGTGAAAGCATCCGGTATTACTTATGAGGATAAACCGGAAACTGTGCCGGAGGTTAAAAACTTTTATCCGGAAAATGTCATTGGGTTATATACAGGCGGAACTTTGGCTTATGAAGCGTATTATGAACTGAAAAGCGTGATACCTGGCTTGAAGTCTAATTTGAAAGATAATTTATTGGAAGAAGAAATTGAAGCATTAGCTGATGATTTGGTTTTGGATTTGGGTGATGACCGCTTTACACAGGGACGTGCGCATCCGATGATTGACCCTTCTTTCCGAAATGAATTATTTAAAATGGCGCTGGCCCAAAAGAAGAGTACCCTTATTTTGCTTGACTTCGTATTGGGATACGGTTCAAATAAAGAGCCGCAGTCAACCGTGATTAAGCTGTTAAGTCAAGCGGCGGAGAAAGTCGAGGCGCTGGTTTTGGCCTGTATTTGCGGAACCTATAAAGACCCGCAGGATTATAATAAAGTAAAAAAAGAATTGGAAGAGGCGGGGGTAATAGTTTTTGAAAGTAATATCGATATGCTCACACAGGCCAAAAGACTATTAAAGAAATGA